From a region of the Rhodococcus sp. 4CII genome:
- a CDS encoding DUF3263 domain-containing protein encodes MDSFDAAILEFARRWSPFGGPRSEDVLVEFGMTTDRYDEHLTRIHDEGPRDLPADERAEHRDQQSNNPPEQRRRTRHRKNPTSP; translated from the coding sequence GTGGACAGCTTCGATGCCGCCATCCTCGAATTCGCCCGCCGGTGGTCGCCGTTCGGTGGGCCACGATCCGAAGACGTACTCGTCGAATTCGGCATGACGACCGACCGATACGACGAACACCTCACCCGGATCCACGACGAGGGCCCGCGCGATCTTCCCGCCGACGAACGAGCGGAACACCGCGACCAACAGTCGAACAACCCACCCGAGCAACGCCGACGAACACGACACCGCAAGAACCCAACCAGCCCTTGA